From a region of the Burkholderia lata genome:
- a CDS encoding GNAT family N-acetyltransferase — protein sequence MATTDRIIDTTTLDVRAQPLIDALIDEYSTRYHADRPDSHASAREELARYPAELFAPPEGAFVLLLRDGETIGGGAFKRYDAQTAELKRIWTRSDLRRQGLARVIVEALELRAAQQGYRRIYLTTGFRQPEAWALYDRTGYTRLFDSSIAPEAYFHLRFGKDLADPSRTSTLADLWAPVPEPVLSR from the coding sequence ATGGCCACGACCGACCGCATCATCGACACGACGACGCTCGACGTCCGCGCGCAACCGCTGATCGACGCGCTGATCGACGAATATTCGACCCGCTACCACGCAGATCGCCCCGACAGCCACGCGTCCGCACGCGAAGAACTCGCACGCTACCCGGCCGAACTGTTCGCGCCGCCCGAAGGCGCTTTCGTGCTGCTGCTGCGCGACGGCGAGACGATCGGCGGGGGCGCGTTCAAGCGCTACGACGCGCAGACCGCCGAACTCAAACGCATCTGGACCCGCTCGGACCTGCGCCGCCAGGGCCTGGCACGCGTCATCGTCGAGGCGCTCGAACTGCGCGCCGCGCAGCAAGGCTATCGCCGCATCTACCTGACCACCGGTTTTCGCCAGCCCGAAGCATGGGCGCTGTACGACCGCACCGGCTATACGCGGCTGTTCGATTCGTCGATCGCACCCGAGGCGTATTTCCACCTGCGGTTCGGCAAGGATCTCGCCGATCCGTCGCGCACGTCGACGCTGGCCGACCTGTGGGCGCCCGTGCCCGAACCGGTGCTGTCGCGCTGA